One genomic window of Euleptes europaea isolate rEulEur1 chromosome 10, rEulEur1.hap1, whole genome shotgun sequence includes the following:
- the NEK3 gene encoding serine/threonine-protein kinase Nek3, giving the protein MDEYTVQSVLGEGSFGRVLLVHHKNGSQKYAMKEIRLPKSDTQRSWNESVLLAKMKHPNIVTYKESFEADGHLYIVMEYCDEGDLLQKIKLQKGRLFPEDTILNWFAQMCLGVKYIHNRRVLHRDIKSKNILLTQNGKVKLGDFGSALLLTSPKAYACSYVGTPYYVPPEIWENTPYNNKSDIWSLGCILYELCTLKHPFQANSWKHLILKICNGYYSPLPSHYTYDLHYLIKQMFKKNPRNRPSASTILNRNCLAKLIKNFDSAEEEGKYTRCKTSCSELELVSKGLSEMGLEKTGIDVVKAALPSPQRRQWEKGRSSTVVNILDKAPLLSSSVTTKEDASGQVRKYGENITRKQWTKQPPETVLNILHNADISLAFKTYTIYKAGSDDLLRGPLTEETKASDETDGEITMEGPERLESRSDEEDTDFEAEDDPDWVFELKRMTNLE; this is encoded by the exons ATGGATGAGTACACAGTCCAGTCAGTGCTTGGAGAAGGATCATTTGGGAGAGTTCTTTTGGTCCACCATAAGAACGGAAGCCAGAAATACGCAATGAAGGAAATAAGACTTCCCAAG TCTGATACACAGAGATCTTGGAATGAATCTGTTCTGTTGGCTAAGATGAAACACCCAAATATTGTCACTTACAAGGAATCATTTGAAG CTGATGGACACCTGTACATAGTGATGGAATACTGTGAcgagggagatctcctgcaaaaAATTAAGCTTCAAAAGGGAAGGTTGTTCCCAGAAGATACG ataCTTAACTGGTTCGCGCAGATGTGCCTGGGTGTGAAGTATATACACAACAGACGTGTATTGCACAGAGACATCAAATCCAAG AATATACTTCTCACGCAAAATGGAAAAGTAAAACTGGGAGATTTTGGATCTGCACTTCTTCTTACCAG CCCGAAGGCATACGCTTGTTCTTACGTGGGAACCCCTTATTACGTGCCTCCAGAAATATGGGAAAACACACCTTACAACAATAAAAG TGATATATGGTCCCTAGGATGCATTTTATATGAGCTGTGTACTCTTAAGCATCCG TTTCAAGCCAATAGCTGGAAACATCTTATCCTAAAGATATGTAACGGATACTACAGCCCTCTTCCATCCCACTATACTTACGACCTTCACTATTTGATAAAGCAAATGTTTAAGAAGAATCCCAGGAACCGTCCATCAGCTAGTACAATTCTTAACAGAAACTGCTTGGCGAAGCTTATCAAAAATTTTGATTCAGCAGAG GAGGAAGGAAAATACACAAGATGCAAGACTAGCTGTTCAGAACTGGAGCTTGTTTCCAAGGGACTCAGTGAAATGGGATTGGAGAAAACAGGTATAGATGTAGTAA AAGCAGCTTTACCAAGCCCCCAGAGACGACAGTGGGAAAAGGGAAGATCCAGTACTGTGGTCAACATCCTAGACAAGGCCCCTCTACTTTCTTCCAGTGTTACAACCAAAGAGGATGCAA GTGGTCAAGTGAGAAAATATGGTGAAAATATCACACGTAAGCAGTGGACCAAGCAGCCTCCTGAAACTGTCTTGAATATTCTCCACAATGCTGATATCAGTTTAGCCTTTAAAACATACACCATCTACAAAGCAG GCTCAGATGATCTATTGAGAGGACCACTTACTGAAGAAACCAAAGCATCTGATGAAACAGATGGTGAAATTACGATGGAGGGCCCTGAGAGACTTGAATCAAGATCTGATGAGGAAGACAC GGACTTTGAAGCAGAAGATGATCCAGACTGGGTTTTTGAACTGAAAAGGATGACCAATTTGGAGTGA
- the CKAP2 gene encoding cytoskeleton-associated protein 2, with protein MSVEVNLPDKTSLTNHDMENKENADGSAWNQVGCGLEKSSVSPSSLNSSGILRQTTRGINGGPDTITTAAVSKVEPAEMKNPRMSFSHTFLLKKSAKEKQLKTATQNSNAPLPEKRVLGSYRGKIVSSKINSFRKSSENEERKNSLAAPAKLVAKTEPTRDRVTNTIGASKSIDIPSLQTKSPVKVSVFKPKPIVNHDKQSIKTSLVNKVAISKKPNKNLMPVLKAVPCNAAKSEQRPKKAVPTTGALSVSVSGRSGVKHVSASKTVGNRKNTLLPSAEARRCQLAEWQASKGKALKKPPPLPTDARPVIEAQQTVRESFWAAIVEEDEQQLFSDNVNKTLTECLYLIEKGCSADKIHATLEELIRSIPDVKKLAKYWVCRMRLEQLGTLEKVMAVYEEAILAGAQPKDELRNTLTAVMKDIKNLPSSDGECNKEEIVLSCTVEANLDEKVEVQPNSKVKPNNEETSAKAEACLKPEQESFLGDEKLSIKESNQTPAGCKKEQNVSETLKNGIFKTPENDNAGSYLIKYNVSTTPSLNSMTKKLQCENSSSAVKDLKLLTPVRRSRRLQGKVCKLPNMLKDHNPCVSSLEQLGELGGEAIAFVYRPNSALNQVLEGQDKM; from the exons ATGTCAGTTGAAGTGAATCTGCCAGACAAAACATCACTGACAAACCACGACATG GAAAACAAGGAAAATGCAGATGGTTCTGCATGGAACCAAGTGGGTTGTGGCCTGGAGAAAAGTTCAGTGTCTCCGTCATCCTTGAATTCCTCTGGTATCCTAAGGCAAACTACTAGAGGTATAAACGGTGGCCCtgacactattacaactgctgctGTTTCCAAAGTTGAGCCTGCTGAAATGAAGAACCCACGCATGTCGTTCAGTCACACCTTCTTACTGAAGAAAAGTGCAAAAGAAAAGCAATTGAAAACAGCCACACAGAATTCTAATGCACCCCTTCCAGAGAAGCGTGTGCTTGGCTCCTATCGTGGCAAGATCGTTTCGTCGAAGATAAACTCATTCAGAAAATCGTCAGAGAATGAGGAAAGAAAGAACTCTTTGGCTGCTCCTGCTAAGCTAGTGGCAAAGACTGAACCCACAAGGGACAGAGTCACGAACACAATCGGTGCTTCTAAATCAATAGATATTCCATCGCTTCAAACCAAGTCTCCTGTTAAGGTATCGGTTTTCAAGCCCAAGCCAATAGTGAACCACGACAAACAATCCATCAAGACATCATTGGTGAATAAAGTGGCTATCTCAAAAAAGCCCAATAAGAATTTGATGCCAGTGTTAAAAGCAGTGCCGTGTAATGCTGCTAAGTCTGAACAAAGACCAAAGAAGGCAGTTCCAACAACAGGAGCTTTGTCAGTCTCCGTTTCTGGAAGGAGTGGTGTTAAGCATGTGTCAGCTTCAAAAACAGTTGGCAACAGGAAAAATACTCTGCTCCCATCTGCAGAAGCCAGAAG GTGTCAACTGGCTGAATGGCAAGCATCTAAAGGGAAAGCGTTGAAGAAGCCACCTCCTTTACCAACAGATGCCCGCCCAGTGATAGAGGCCCAACAAACTGTAAGAGAGTCCTTCTGGGCTGCCATAGTCGAGGAAGATGAGCAGCAATTATTCAGTGATAATGTCAATAAAACCCTCACGGAATGTCTGTACTTAATCGAGAAG GGTTGCTCAGCTGATAAAATACATGCCACTTTGGAAGAGCTGATACGGAGCATTCCAGATGTGAAAAAACTTGCCAAGTATTGGGTATGCCGAATGCGTCTTGAACAACTGGGCACTCTTGAAAAGGTCATGGCTGTGTATGAGGAAGCAATTTTGGCAGGAGCACAG cctaaggatgAGCTACGTAATACATTAACAGCTGTCATGAAGGATATAAAAAATCTACCGAGCTCTGATG GGGAATGCAACAAGGAAGAAATTGTTCTAAGTTGCACTGTAGAAGCAAATTTGGATGAGAAGGTGGAAGTCCAGCCAAACAGCAAGGTGAAACCTAACAACGAAGAGACTTCTGCGAAAGCCGAAGCATGTTTGAAGCCTGAACAGGAGAGCTTTCTGGGTGACGAAAAGCTCAGCATTAAAGAGTCAAACCAGACGCCTGCAGGGTGTAAAAAAGAGCAGAATGTTAGCGAAACACTGAAAAATGGAATCTTTAAAACCCCAGAAAATGACAACGCGGGATCATACTTGATCAAGTATAATGTATCAACTACTCCCTCCTTGAACAG TATGACGAAAAAGCTGCAGTGTGAGAATAGCAGTTCTGCTGTTAAAGATCTAAAACTTCTAACCCCGGTGAGACGTTCTCGGCGCCTACAAGGGAAGGTGTGCAAGTTACCGAACATGTTGAAAGATCACAATCCCTGTGTTTCTTCGCTGGAACAGCTTGGAGAACTGGGAGGGGAAGCCATCGCCTTCGTCTACAGACCAAACAGTGCACTAAACCAAGTCTTGGAAGGGCAAGACAAAATGTGA